Part of the Pseudomonas lijiangensis genome is shown below.
CATGCCGTAAAGCACACTGATTCGCCCACTGAACACACTGAAAGAGCCTTCCAGCACTTCACCGGTCAAGGCCGCAGCGCCAATATCCAGACTTTTGAAAGCAGGCAATTGCACAGGTTCGCTGCCGTTTTCCCGCAGCAGGCGCAACAACTGGGTCGGCACCAGAGAACTGAAGGCAACCTGCTGCTCGCGCAACTGCGCCAGAAAGGTCTTGCTGTCGAAACGACCACCCAGCACCACCTGCCCGCCACTGAGCAGATGCGCCAATACCGCCACTGCCGCAATGGGCCACAACGGGCGGACATTGAGCAGCACATCACCGACAGCAGCGCCACGGCCCATCACGATGTTCTGCAACACGGCACAAAGGCTGGCATGCCGGTGCATCACGGCCTTGGGCACGCCAGTAGTGCCGCCGGTGTAGTTCAGAGAAGCCAGGGCATTGGCCGGTTGTGCGGCGCGTGGCCCGATATCGGCAGGCGTCGTTTCGATAAGCGAACCCAGGGGTAGACAAGCAATACCCGCCAGCGTCAGGTCTTCGGCAACCGCTGCGTACTGACGGGAAAACAGTAGCAAGGCCGCACCGGCATCGCGCAACTGAGCCAGGAGTTCATCGGGGGCCAGCGCCGGATCAAGTGGCACGCGGACACGTCCGTTGGCCATGCAGCCATAGTCGGCGATCAGATAGTCGATACTGGCCTCAGCCAGCAACGCCACCCGCGCACCGGGCTCGATATCCAGCCGCCCCAGCTTCTGGCCGAAGGCAGTAAGGGCACGGTCGAGTTCAAGAAAGCTCAGGCTGCGGGCACTGGCCGGTTCGCTCAGTGCAGGCAGGTCTGGCCATTTTCGGGCGGCCTGCCCCAGCAGAGTACTGATATCCATGGCTACCACCCGCTCAGGACGATGCGTCCATTGACCTGGCGCGACTCCAGCAGCGCATGGGCCTCGCTCACCTGCTGAAACGGCAGCACCCGATCGATCAAGGGCCGGACCTGTCCGCTATGGATCAGCGCAAGGGCAACGCGCAGTTCTTCCACCGTGGCACTGCCCGAACCCTGAACCTTGAGTCGCCGACCGATCAGCAACCCTGGCGCAATCGGCACACTGCCCGGCTGGACATTGCCCAGCACCACCACACGCCCGCCCAGGGTCATGCTGCGCAAGGTGTCCTCAAGGGTGTGGCCGAGATTTTCCATCGCCACATCCACACCGCGCTTACCGGTCAGTTTCCAGACTTCGGCGCTGTAGCTGCCGCTGGAAACCACCACGTCATGAGCACCCAGTTGATGAAGAAAATCGCGCTTCGCGGCGCTGCCGGTGACGGCAATTACCCTCGCACCCAGCGCCCGTGCCAGCTGGATCTGATGCGCGCCAAGACCGCCACTGGCACCGTTGATCAACACGGTTTCGCCCGGTTTGAGCGCCGCCTCGCCGTGCAACGCACGCACGCTGGTGGCAATCGGGCAGGAAGCCAACGCCGCCAGGGTGTAATCCAGGCCGTCAGGCAGTTCGATGGCGGAGATCGCCGGAATCCGCAGGTATTGCGCGTAGGCTCCTTCAGTGTCCACCGAGGGCAGGCCCAGTGCCCGGCACAAATCCTGGCGTCCGCGCAGGCAGTCGCGGCACTGGCCGCAGAAACGTCGCTGATAGACCACAACCCTTGAGCCCACCGCCAGTTGCAGGACGCCCGCGCCCACCTCCACGACTTCACCGGCCACTTCATGGCCCAGTACCACGCCGGTATGCGCCCCCGGCAGATGGCCGGCACGGTGCAGCAAATCGTGATGGCAGACCCCTGCCGCATGAACCTTGACCAGCACTTCACCCGGAC
Proteins encoded:
- a CDS encoding class I adenylate-forming enzyme family protein, with protein sequence MDISTLLGQAARKWPDLPALSEPASARSLSFLELDRALTAFGQKLGRLDIEPGARVALLAEASIDYLIADYGCMANGRVRVPLDPALAPDELLAQLRDAGAALLLFSRQYAAVAEDLTLAGIACLPLGSLIETTPADIGPRAAQPANALASLNYTGGTTGVPKAVMHRHASLCAVLQNIVMGRGAAVGDVLLNVRPLWPIAAVAVLAHLLSGGQVVLGGRFDSKTFLAQLREQQVAFSSLVPTQLLRLLRENGSEPVQLPAFKSLDIGAAALTGEVLEGSFSVFSGRISVLYGMTEAPWSCYLAAAQMAALRHAGESAEGVVGRPLFSAAIRIHQPDANGMGEILLGGPQLMSGYWQQEARTAEVLDNGWLRSGDLGRIREDGQLVVLGRCKDIIRSGGKSVQPGEVEQSLLSHPGVKDAHVFGLADIEWGEQVCAAVVVDPANAPSLPQLTEHCRASLSRHKVPRQIYFIDELPRSHYGKVQKNRLLAALGPQLPV
- a CDS encoding alcohol dehydrogenase catalytic domain-containing protein gives rise to the protein MKAIVLKAFGGPEQLQVEEVPTPHIGPGEVLVKVHAAGVCHHDLLHRAGHLPGAHTGVVLGHEVAGEVVEVGAGVLQLAVGSRVVVYQRRFCGQCRDCLRGRQDLCRALGLPSVDTEGAYAQYLRIPAISAIELPDGLDYTLAALASCPIATSVRALHGEAALKPGETVLINGASGGLGAHQIQLARALGARVIAVTGSAAKRDFLHQLGAHDVVVSSGSYSAEVWKLTGKRGVDVAMENLGHTLEDTLRSMTLGGRVVVLGNVQPGSVPIAPGLLIGRRLKVQGSGSATVEELRVALALIHSGQVRPLIDRVLPFQQVSEAHALLESRQVNGRIVLSGW